gccttactagtagcgctgcctcccgcgctactggtaggcctaaaacccgcgctactgctaggcttttccctagtagtgatggGGGGTTTGGAAGGAAAGAAACAACCTGCACTTTAGAGGGGTTGCACCATCACTTGAATCATGGATTCACATGTTGAAAAAAGATCTTTCTATGATGGTGCACAAAACCAAGGATAGTCTCCATCCTTTTATTCACTCCTTTGTAGCCTCCCTTTAGTTATTGTCCCTTCTTCAGACTTGTAAATCCAGTGTTGTATTGCTCTGCTACTTACCCTCCCCCCTCTCTGCTTTGTACATATGTAACCTTGACTGACTGACTACTAATATAAAGTGAATGGCAGCCTCTCCCACTTTCATAAGTGCTAAAAAAACAAATAACCATCAGAAAAAGAAGCAACAGTCCATATGACATGAGAAGGGGAGTGATCCCTCTCAAACCTGCAAAACTCAACATTCTGGAATTTCAAGGAGATAACACTGAACATTGGATTCAGACAATTGAGTAGTACTTTGACACTGTCCAAACACCACTAGAAAAGAGAACTGATTTTTTTTGTATCTTACCTAAAGGGAACAACAGTTCAATGGTGGTGCGGGACTGGGTTTCATGCTCAAACACTACCCTAGCACAAATTCTGCAGACACCAGGACATAGATTTTCTGAAAGTTCTATATGTGATAATGTCAAACATTTTCATGCTTTGCTGCAACAGGGAACTATGGGCAGTATATTGAGAAATTTGAAAGAGCTTTGAATTTAATGAGAAGAGACAATCCAAGCCTACCAAATGATccctacaccaacaacttcattGTAGGCTTGTCTGACTACATACAAGCACACCTATAGTGTAACAAACCTAAATACCTCCAAGATGTTGTATGGATGGCTAGAAGACTAGAGCAGACAACCAATATTAAAATGCCTGTTTTTATTCCAATGTCTGTGAGGAGGCAATTCAACTTTGGCGTACCAAAGCCTCCAGTGACCTTGCCACCTAATCAATCTCTAATACAACAAGCCGGGCAGAAATGATATATTTCAAATGCAAGGAACCATGGGTTCCAGGACATAGAAAAAATTGTAATCAATTAAAATAACCAAGTGCATGCCTTGCCATCCAAACACTGAACCAACTGAAATCATTTACATAATTGAAAGTGAAGAAAACCTGGCTGAATTTCGAGCCCACTAGGGAGAAGAGGAATGCATTCAGTCATGGCTATTGGTGCAACTAAGAACACATTTACAGTCAATATTCAGTTAGCACCTACCCTAAAAACATTCAGTTAGGACCAGTGCAAGACACTACACTTAGTGATAGTGGCATCACATCCACTTTCATGTCTCCTGGGCTTGCTAATCTCGTTTCTGGTTACTCCAACAGTGAAAGTGAAAGTACTAGTCGCAAATAGGGGGACATTATGGACATAATTTGCTTGCAAATCATGCTCATACAAAATTCAAGGGATTTTTTACAAATGACTTCAGAGTGATTTACCTGACAACTTCTAcgaaaccttctcaaatttttaccacaaTATTGATGCCATATGAGGGTCTCATGGCAAATTTCATGTTGTTCAAACTTTGTTTACCTTTTGAACAATTAAAATAACAATGACCTCCATGTTTGGGGTCGACTCTTTGCACCGTGAAGTGTGGAATTCCTTTACTTTCCTTGAATAAGTCCTAATCATAGACTAAAGACCAGAAATAGATTTTTTTACCCAATTTTGCAAAAACAACCATgcacttgtagttcaaatttgactgtTTGCACTAAATGCCTAGAAATGCAGTTAATGACTTCAATATAACAAACAGACCCTAAAAATGCAAAAATTTACATGTGTCATGTAATGGTGTATATTGAGCGTAGAAAAAAAATTCAAGGTCAACCGATGAAGCAACCGACACTTTGCCTTCAAATCTGGCATGTTCCCTCCTGAAAACCTATTCTTCCTTCGAGATGGTCCGGTTTCTAAGCAGTGTAAGTGAATTTTTTTGTGAAACCTTCTCAATTTTTTGCCACATCATATTGATGCCATATGAGCgcaacatgccaagtttcatgtattTCAGTCTTTATTTGAATTCTTTGGAATTTAAATAACATTAACTTCCATGTTGGGAGTCAAGTCTTGCCCCCCCTAGGTGTGAATTCCCTTTTCTTTTCTTGGATAAGACCTAGAAATAGAATAAAGACCAAAAATATGATTTTAACCCATTCTTTCAAAACAAATCATGCACTTGCAGTACGAATTTACTTATATGTACTATGACTAACAATGCAGTTAATGACTTAAATATAGCAATGGgcccaaaaatcacaaattttGACATGTGTAATATGTCATGGTTTATCTTGAGTCTAGAAAGAGTTTCAAGCTCAACCGATGAAGTAACCGCAACTTTGCCTTCAAATTTGACCGATTCCCTCTAGAAACCTAGATACTTCCTCGAAGATTGGTCGGCCTCTAAACAGTGTACGTGATGACTTGTGAAATCTTCTAAAAATTTACCAGAAAACATTAATTCATATGAGGGtaccatgctaagtttcatgtTTTTCATACTTCATTTGCATTTTTTTCAAATTAAAATAGCAATAACATCTACTTTGTGTTGAGTCTTGGGACACCGAGGTGTGGAATTCATTTCGATTAGGAATGACTGGAATCAGGACCCGGGGATATAACGTGGGGCCTGATCTTAGGGCATGACGATGGTCTGACTTTGTCTGCAATCAACAACTTGACTTGTGCACCCCCCAAATGATTAGCGGATGCTCGGTGATCACCGCCAATATGTGATTTTATATATAGTCGTATGTACGCGCGTAAACCGGGCGGTGCCTGTATTCCTCCATGATTCTCTCCGTAGCCATGTGAGCTTGTAGCCCAGAACACGCCATACGCGTAGTCGTCTCGTCGGATGCAACTGCAACTTGCGCCGGCTCGTCGTTCTCACCTCATTTTGCCTGTTGGCCTGCCTATAAATTCTCGAGTCTCCAGCGATCGAGTACATATCCTACGAGTCCAGTAAGAAGGTTCATAGACAACCAATATGGCCGGCGCCTCCACCAACGCCATTGCCCTTGTGCTTGTGGCACTCCTCTCTGTGCTCGTCACGTCCGTCCGTTCTGCGGCCAACTACGACACCTCCGCCGCTAGATCCTACAACTCCGGCTGGCTCCCCGCCAAGGCCACCTGGTACGGTGCGCCCACCGGCGCCGGCCCCAACGACAACGGTACGCCCATATATACACATTTGCATGCATCACGTACCTCGTGCTAATGCTGTTCTCCTCCATTTGGATTTGCAGGCGGTGCTTGTGGCTTCAAGAACGTGAACCAGTACCCCTTCTCCTCCATGACGTCCTGCGGCAACGAGCCTCTGTTCGACGCCGGCGCAGGCTGCGGCAGCTGCTACGAGGTACGTACGTAATACTGCATTAATTAATCCCACACCAGACAGTGTCGGTTAAATTAGTTGGTCAAACTCAAACCTATCATGTGCCTGCAAAGTATGGATCCATCAGGGCGTTGACCTTTAATTTGGTTTGCTCGGCCGGTGTTTCATTCAGATCCGATGCGTCGCTGCCAACAACCCATCGTGCTCCGGCCAACCGAGGAGGGTGGTCATCACCGACATGAACTACTACCCTGTGGCTAGGTACCACTTCGACCTCAGCGGCACAGCGTTCGGGGCCATGGCCAAGAATGGCCTCAATGACAAGCTCCGCCACGCCGGCATCATCGACATGCAGTTCAGGAGGGTGCGCTGCAACTTCCCGGGCATGAAGGTCACCTTCCACGTCCAGCGTGGATCCAACCCCAACTACCTCGCGGTGCTCGTGGAGTACGCCAACGTCGACGGCACCGTGGTCCGCATGGAGCTCATGCAGACCAGGAACGGGCGCCCGACGGGGTCCTGGGAGCCAATGCGCCGCTCCTGGGGATCCATCTGGCGGATGGACACCAGCCGCCCGCTGCAGGGGCCCTTCTCCATGCGCATCACCAGCGACTCCGGGAAGACGCTTGTGGCCAACAATGTCATCCCGGCCTACTGGCGGCCGGACAAAGCCTACTGGTCCAACGTCCAGTTCTACTGATTGGCTTACTAATTACGTACTTCTCTGATCGCTGCCGAGTTGGTGCTCCCAGAGTTCTCACCAAACGGTACCTATTGTTTGATAAGGCCGGCCTTGTAAGTTGTAATGCAATTATGCAAATGCATAGGTCTTCAGAGAGGTATTTCCGTATTTGCAAAAAAAGGAACTGGTATTTTTTCAAGTACCGGTGCTTAAACTTATCATCGATGTTTCTTTTAGTGTGTGAACTTGAAAAATATGTTGAACTTATCATCGGAGCCTAAACTTAATTACCACTCTTGTTCAAGTTCAAATCACGTTCGGATATGTCTGTGTTACTAACTAGGCATGGCAGCTTGGCGTGGGGCCCACTTTCAGTTCCAGGATAGGCCGACTTGCAAAGTATACAGTTCAAACCAACAATCACATGGGTTTCAAAATCCTGAACTGCACGACTGGTGCTACCGCTTCACCCAATTATGTTTGCTATCCTGAATGCATAGATACACTTTTTTTTTGGGTTGAAGCTAGATTTTATTGCTCAAAATCCGCATGTAGCGGGATACAAAACGGACCATGGGGTTGGATCAACCACGAGTGTCTCCCCTGATCCAAAGAATGAGAAAAACAAGGTAGTCCACTAGTTTCATAATTTGCTGCTCTTCCTTCAAAAATAAACTTGCAATTGACGCCcactactctctctctctctctctctctctctctctctctctctctctctctagtttcGCTGATTATAGGTCCATAAGCTCCATGCGTGCCTTTTATGATATCATTGACCACTTGTTTTGCATCCGAAGCAACAACAAAGTCTCTTAGATGAAGATCCTCCGCTAATTACAATGTCTCTCGACAAGCTATCGCTTCCAATGTGGGCACATTAGTAACGCCATGAATAACTATCGATGAACTGCCAAGAAGTTGTCGTTTGAATCACGACACACCGCCGCCGCAGAACTGCCAAGCCTTGATCTTGGCTCTCCCGCATCCACGTGTATCTTAGCGTATCCAGCCGGTAGTGCTTTGGGTCTGGCTCAAGCTGAGCTAGCACCTGGTCTTGTCTCCACATTTTTCTTCGGCAGTGAATCAATATCAACGATAAATCTTTGGATAAACTCATTTGTGGCAGCCAGACTTTGGAAAATCGCATCATGAGTAGCACTACGGCGCGCCCACCATATTGCCCATAATGTGACTGCCAATCTGACAAAACCTGCAAGTGATAATGAGTCGAGCATGGCGAACAGCCACTGTTTTGCGTTTGGCTCTGTCGTCTTGCACAAATGTTTAACGAGTTCTCCATCTACCAAGGCCCAAACACACCTGGCCATAGAGCATTCAAGGAGGGAGTGTCGCAGGAATCATGTGCTCCACATAGAGTGCACTGTTTTGTTGTCGACATATTACGCTGAGCCCTAATATCCTCCATGGGCAAGGCGCCACAAAAACATCTGCACCTTACCAGAAACTTCCCTGTTGTTACTGGATGATCCAGCCGTGCCATCCAACCACTCTTCCCTCCCTCTTTTCGTTGCCATCATCATACGATAAGCTGATCTTTTCGTTGGGCATAGATACGCTTTATGAACCCTAAGCTCATCCTGGAGTTAAATGGGTTGCCGTCAATGTGCCCCATTTTCCACATGTTAGtactttttcctttttttcgaaaTTATACAAAAATATGTAAACTATAATCACAATAATAAATAAATGTTTGTGTACTTTTAAATATTCATGTAATTAAAATAATACCTATGAATCatattttaaaattttaaaaagtAATCATATATTTAATTAAAATAATGTTAAAGTTTCAAAATGTTAATCTAATTTTCAAATCTTCATGTTTTTAAAATAATATTCATGTGGTCCTTTTTAAGAATGTGTTTTTTCTTTCTAAAATTTATAAGAATTATGTAAATTATTTTAACAGTAATACAAATAAGTTAAACTATTCCTATATTATAAATAATATGCATAAAAATTTAACTTTCTTTTCAAACATGTTAAGGTAGGTTTTAAAGATATTTATGTATTATTTTAAAAAACATGTAACTATAATAATTTTATGAATTATAAAAATGTATGTATGATTTTAAAAGTGCTCATTGTAGGATCTATAATCTTGGCGGCACACTAGGCTATTAATTATGTTTCCACATATATTTTTCAATTTTCATTTATTTAAAAAACATATTTTGAGAAACACCTAAATTTAGTAAAACTCTTGAAATTTTTATTAAAactatataatttttaaaacatggaCACTTTATATACATCATGAATATTATTGTAAAAACATGATGATTTTTACAAGTGTATTAATATTTTAAATAGAAATGTATACGCTTTTTACATTTATTTTTATTTAGACATATGAATTTTTTTACATATTTATTATTCATAATTATTACTATAGTCACGTGAATATTTTTAAACTAGATGAATATTTATTTTAACCATTAAATGTATACGTGCAATGAACGTTGATATATGGAATAAAATTAATTGCACATTGAAATTAGGTAGGATATCAGTTGCACGTTAATTATGTCATTAAAGCAATTGTCGATATTTGTTATGATATTAATTACACGCTTAACAAGTTGAACACTCACCATTGGAACAATCTAGGTCTTCGGATTGACATTGTTTGATGATGGCACATATTAATTGGATTTGGCCTTTGTGTCTTTTTATATTGATATAGATTATAACATTCATATTTTTATAATTTCCAGAGAATGTGTGATATGGGCGAGGTTCAACACCTAGTTTTGCTCatagtatttgttctttgtgttgTGCACTGACAGGTAGGACATGACGTCATAGAGACGTATATTTTGCAAGTCAGCCTGTTCCAACATTGCAAGTGGACCCCGTGCACATGCTGATATGCCTAGTAAGGAACACGGACGTATCCAAACAAGATTTACACCATATTTGAACAAGGGTGCCAAGTACTAGAACTAGTTCGGCATATTTTTCAAATTCAGACACTAAAGTGAACATCAGTGGCAAGTTCAAGCACCACTGGTCTAATTATCTCTTATTTGAACATAAGTGGCAAGTTTGACATGGTTTATTTTCACAACCACACCAAAACAGCTTACATTTTATATGTTCCATGAACTGCTAGATAACTGAACAATCAACATTGTCTAGCCCTTGTTGTTGGGTTTTCTACATTTTTTTCTATGTTActtctttcttcatttatttttTTATTATATATATTCTTCCAACTCTAAATTTACATAGATATTTTTATAAATGCATgattttaaaaaatatattatatatttaaataatacaattatttcaaaaatattaatCATTTTCATAAAAATGAACTTTTTAATTACATGAACGTTTTTTAAGGCCTGATAATTATTCATAATTACATGAATGCTTCCTGAACAATTTTTACAAAAGTAGACAACCATTGCTCTAAAAATACATGAATACTCATGAATGTTTATGTTATTGCATGTAACTTTTCAGAAATAGGGATTATTTTTAATTACCGAATTTTTTCTCAAAATACcaaattttttttataaaaacttaGTATTTATTATCATACATACTACACCAAAAAAGTGGAACAAATATCTTTTGCCTTTCAAATGGGCTGTACTGAGGCCAACCCATTAGCAGTCGCTACAGGCGAGCAACACTGTTGGGAAAACCTTATTTGCCGCATCATACGACAAATAGTTGGCACTTCGCACAGCGGCTCATTTCTGTTTCTATTGTTTTTTCCTGTTTCTTTTTCGGTTTCAAGTTTATTTTTCAATAAATTCTAAACTTTATCAAAATTTCGTAATTTCAAATTTGTTCAGATTTTCAAAATTGTTTGTTTTCAAAAAATGACTGGAATTCCAAAAATTTATTTGCATTTTGATAAACAATTAGATTTTTCTTTATAATTGTTCAAGTTTTCGAAAATGCTCGGAATatgttcaaaattcaaaaataattgCTAGATCTTAATTTTTAGGAATATTTCATGTTCGCGAATGGTTCACGGTTGAAAAATGctcaaaattaaaaaaaaatcaagATTTCGTAAAACATTGTACATTATTTTGAAAAACTGTTCAAAAATGGCCGGCCCAATGCGGTTCCGTGCATGCAAAACAATGGCAATTTGTTGCAAAGAGCGGGGAGCAACTAACCAAGGGGTACCCCTTGTGTAAGAGGCATAGATTTGATTTCACAAGAGGCACAGTTGTGCCTCTCGAAAAGggaaaaacatgtttttttcccTTCTACGAGTGTCACATATTTGCATCTTGTCGAGACATAGGTTTGCTTTCTCGAGAGGCACATctcgaaaaaaaagaaaaaacacatTTTTTGCTTCCATGAGATGTAGGATGTGTTTGGTTGCTTGAATTTCCCTCAACCAGGCCCGCGCGGAAAGTTCGTGACTCCTCTGGTTGCTCGCATGCATTGTTGGGTCTGCATCGCATGAAATTTAAAGTGCCTCTAGGCTTGGCTCGCTGGTAACGCTTAGATCTGCAGTTTCTGCAGAGCCAGGCCCGCTCGATGCATGTGGGCGGCCGGGACTGCATGTGCGGAGCAACGCTCGAGAAGCCACGTAGCTTCCTGAAGCACCGACAGTTATTACCCTCACCGCCACCTCACCACTTCCTATCCCCTCTACCCACTCTcaccgacggcagcggcggcgacaGCGTTCAGCAGATCGGAGAAGAGCAACGCGGCCTCCGCCCCCTTCACCGACATTCACATCATCACCTTCGGCACAACAATGGCGGTAAGCACTTGTTTCACCTCCTCATGTACTCTTTCGCATTCGATCCACGTTTAGGTTCGATCCGCGTTAGGGCAATGGGGAATCGGGGTAAATAGTCATAGGAGTGAACATAACACCGTCATGAGTTCATAGTACCGATGGATTTGAGGTTACCGAACGTAATTGAGTACAAGGGTAATGTCGGTTGGGGGTAAATCTTACGCAGTAGTTCTAGATCTTAGCCTCGGCTACCCTGGAGGCATGGAGCCGCGGgtacccttgcccttcttcttctcctcgagCTGCACCACCGTCTCTTCGTCCTCGCTGGAGTCCAGATCGATTGGCATGCTGCGGTGTCCTGGCTCTGGTGCCCTTACAACCATCGCCACTGCAACATCTTCTTCCACCTCCATCGCCACCACTTCTTGTTCCTCCTCCACCGCCACCACAGTCCCTGACGTGAAGTATGCTGCGGCATGATGGTCATGAGGACACATGTACTCTCTGTACTTGGCCTACCTTGAACTCCGTCGAGTGTCAGAGTCGGTCTGAATCATGGCCCAGCGAAGGATGACGATTGACATAGCTCCCTTTGCTAGGTCAGGAATCAACGTCTCCAACTCCTCCGGTGTTGCCTTCTTCAGCATCGCGTTTGACTCTTTCTGCATGTCTGCCATGCCCGTGAAGTTGGAGCAGACTTCCATGGTGTCCTCAAACTTGATGTGGTCACCGAGCGAGCACCCAAGAAAGAAAGCGGTCCATCCAATGCCCCAAGGGAAGGGGTTGGAGTTGCTGCTGGAGTTCATGGCGTTAGATAGGAGGGAGAGTGAGAGACAGAGAGATGATCAAGTGAGATGGTGGGTAAGTAGAGGGTGGGTAAATAAAGGGGTTATGGATGATGGCGGTCAACCTCGGAACTTTGTGCTCTTCATAATGCGTGCTCTTTGTAATGCAGATTGACACGGCCGGACAACAAAGGCAAGGAGGTGGGGCAGCCCATGGAGGTTGGGCCGACCACGCCTAAGGATGTGGCCACGAATGAGGACATGGTCCATTCCATCgttaaccatcgctcttcatgtccttgtcctcggtgtagaatgtgtagccgttgatatcgtacgcctcataggtcatcaggttgtgctcggcgccctgtgacaaggcgaatatgagtttttttccgcggaagaatcctcatgtaaatgGTACGACggaagcttctccttgaaccaacgcgtgaaacatgagttgtgctctttgattatatctccgtccgtcctctgttggcctcggtcattgtacgtcttctcaataaaggttttgtgctctaccaccctaggatagaccacgtctatgtgttgtagcgtgactaggtttgctctttcaaagtcggcgagtcgaccctcgaagtcgacatgcatttcgcggcgaccatcgcggtgaccccatccagtgagcctgccgaggtgcctgttgacgggcagaccaacgggattctcgatgcctagataattcgtgcagtaggagatgcactcttcggtcaaaAAGCCCCTGGGTATGCTTCCCTCTGGATGTGACatttgcgaacgtatcctttgatgacaccattcatcctttcgaatggcatcatgctatgcaggaacgtcggcccgagttggatgatatcctccatgatatggaccagcagatgcaccataacatcgaagaatgcgggcgggaagtacatctcaagctcgcatagcatcaccatgatctcttcctgtagccttctgagttgcctcacgccaaccgacttccgagagatgacgtcgaaaaagttgcataggccaaatagcgtttcacggacgtgcgcgtccatgatcccacggattgcaactggaagtatctgcgtcatcagcacgtgacagtcgtgagacttcatcccgctgaacttctgcttcgctgagtctaggtatctgcttatcttccccgcgtaaccgtaaggaagttttactcctacgaggcaggtgaaaaactgctcgatctcctcctgacttagagtgaagcacgcgggagggtagtcatttccggtcttcttggccttttggcctttgcgacgactttgcgtgtcctgcttcgcctcatcatcatcatcattagcgtgaagctcctccctgatgcccattgatttcaagtctgcccttgctttcggcccatctttggtcctctctagcatgttgagcagggtaccaagcagactctcgcacacgttcttcgtgatatgcatgacatcaaggctgtgaggcacacggaggatcttccagtacggcaagtcccagaaaacagacctcgttttccataccttcaacAGCGGCTCTGGctcctttcgcttctttcccggctctggcgcctttcgcttctttcccggcagtgggcaatctttccaatttttcaacagctcgtctatttcctcgccgctcctcgtacgcgggcgtcttcggggttcgatttcaccatcgaacatatccttgcgttttctccatgagtcatcgtcgcgaagccaccttcgatgtcccatgaacacggtttttgaagacccgggatctctatctagctggcgatacgttgtgtcatccatgcacctgacgcatccagaaaatccgtggaccacctgccccgcgagatatccgaaaccgagatagtcgtgcaccgtcgatcgtgagcagtgcggctctcatagggaactATTCTTTCTCTGTGgcatcccacgtattggctggcgttttccacagtgtgtctagctcctctttcagcagccccagatacagattgatgtcgttccctggttgtttcggcctttcaattagcatactcatgtgaatgtacttcctcttcatgcacaatcaggggggaaggttgtacatccacacaaacacaggccaggtgctatgtgtgcttctgtggctgccaaacggattgactccatcggtgctcgcgcccagcacgatgttccttggatcgtccctaaattctgggtgttcgaagttcaatacttgccactggctcgcatccttagggtgactcagcatcttgtcttttttatttatctccggatcatttccgtcatcttctcgcttcttctgctccctatccgcgtgccaacgcaggagctttgctagcctagggtccgcgaaataccgctgcagacgaggagtgatcggaaagtaccacaccacttttcgaggagctttcttcctcttcttgtatcgagtgacgccgcacaccggacatatggtagactccgcgtgctcgtcccgataaatgatgcaattgttcatgcacacatggtatttcacatgcggtaaatccagaggacacacgattttcttcgcctcctcgaaactggtcgggcacttgttccccttgggaagacgttcgtgccagaatgacatgttctcgtcgaagcatgcgtcggtcattttgtgttttaccttcatctccagagccatgagcgttactttcatgcggggtatcctcgggcctgcatccttcatacaatggagtaaccgcgtctatctccagttgatccagcttggctttctctcgggcgacagctcttgcgttatccgtctgcttgagaagcagctcttgaatatgagggtcctgcacccagcccatcgatggtccatcgtcgtctgctccggcatcttcatcttcatgatcatgcccttcgtcttgatcttcctcatcatcatgtctgGCATCTTccacatgatgactgtgtactgcatcaccgtcgtgatcatgtcctggagattcttcgtcttctcgcccgccctctccgcggtggttgtcttgctgcccttcctcatttcttgcccggcccccatggacgacttcatagtcatcttcatcaccttgccaccgatagccatccatgaaaccacgcaagagcaggtggtcccgcacctgtccggaatccgggtccgtaataaggctcttcagcttgcatctt
The sequence above is a segment of the Aegilops tauschii subsp. strangulata cultivar AL8/78 chromosome 6, Aet v6.0, whole genome shotgun sequence genome. Coding sequences within it:
- the LOC109760386 gene encoding expansin-B2, translated to MAGASTNAIALVLVALLSVLVTSVRSAANYDTSAARSYNSGWLPAKATWYGAPTGAGPNDNGGACGFKNVNQYPFSSMTSCGNEPLFDAGAGCGSCYEIRCVAANNPSCSGQPRRVVITDMNYYPVARYHFDLSGTAFGAMAKNGLNDKLRHAGIIDMQFRRVRCNFPGMKVTFHVQRGSNPNYLAVLVEYANVDGTVVRMELMQTRNGRPTGSWEPMRRSWGSIWRMDTSRPLQGPFSMRITSDSGKTLVANNVIPAYWRPDKAYWSNVQFY